From the genome of Leishmania infantum JPCM5 genome chromosome 34, one region includes:
- a CDS encoding putative ribosomal protein l35a has protein sequence MTTSKVHSQRSKKLHQLSAKTSRVNRNRKAPRLYMKGTLAGYTRGLHGQTKQTALVRVENVNTREDATWYVGKRVCYVYHGKKVKRCVRWSKAPARRSTTRALWGRVTRPHGNAGMMRVKFNGASVPASAIGRRIRVYLYPSQI, from the coding sequence ATGACTACCTCGAAGGTCCAttcgcagcgcagcaagaAGCTGCACCAGCTGTCTGCCAAGACGAGCAGGGTGAACCGCAACCGCAAGGCACCTCGTCTTTACATGAAGGGCACGCTCGCCGGCTACACGCGTGGCCTGCATGGTCAGACCAAGCAAACTGCACTGGTCCGCGTTGAGAACGTCAACACCCGCGAGGACGCCACGTGGTATGTGGGCAAGCGCGTCTGCTACGTCTACCACGGCAAGAAGGTGAagcggtgtgtgcgctggAGCAAGGCGcccgcgcgccgcagcaccactcGTGCCTTGTGGGGTCGCGTGACACGCCCGCACGGTAACGCCGGTATGATGCGCGTCAAGTTCAACGGCGCGTCTGTGCCGGCGTCCGCCATTGGCCGCCGCATCCGTGTGTACCTGTACCCGAGCCAGATCTAG